In Deinococcus sp. QL22, the following are encoded in one genomic region:
- a CDS encoding electron transfer flavoprotein subunit beta/FixA family protein: MNILTLVRQVPDAEARVKVSGSAVDLEGTTLVIDGMDEYGVEEALRLREGGANIEMITALAIGPKRNEDALRTALAMGVDRAIHVETDEKLDAVSLSRVVAQIAQAENATLILVGGQEADWDSQALGAATAERLGWPQLTWTNELKIEGESISGRHDVDDGNESFSAPLPAVVTTQQGLNEPRYPTLPNIMKAKRKELRKDTLDTYGAANTVRVVNAEIQTRARMNRVIDGKDPQAAAEQLLDLLRNEAKVLA, from the coding sequence ATGAATATTCTGACCCTTGTCCGGCAAGTTCCGGATGCCGAAGCCCGCGTCAAAGTCTCTGGCAGCGCGGTCGACCTTGAAGGTACGACCCTCGTGATTGACGGCATGGACGAATACGGCGTGGAAGAAGCCCTGCGCCTGCGCGAGGGCGGCGCGAATATCGAGATGATTACGGCGCTGGCGATTGGCCCCAAGCGCAACGAAGACGCCCTGCGAACGGCGCTGGCGATGGGTGTAGACCGCGCCATTCACGTAGAAACCGATGAGAAGCTGGACGCTGTGAGCCTCAGCCGGGTGGTGGCCCAGATCGCGCAGGCCGAGAATGCCACGCTGATTCTGGTGGGCGGGCAGGAAGCCGACTGGGATTCTCAGGCGCTGGGGGCGGCCACCGCCGAACGTCTCGGCTGGCCCCAACTGACATGGACGAACGAGCTGAAGATTGAGGGCGAGAGCATCAGCGGTCGGCACGATGTGGACGACGGCAACGAGAGTTTCAGCGCCCCGCTGCCCGCCGTGGTGACCACGCAGCAAGGCCTGAACGAGCCGCGTTACCCCACGCTGCCCAACATCATGAAGGCCAAGCGCAAGGAGCTGCGGAAAGACACGCTGGATACGTATGGCGCGGCCAACACCGTGCGCGTGGTGAATGCCGAAATTCAGACCCGTGCCCGTATGAACCGCGTGATAGACGGCAAAGACCCGCAGGCCGCCGCCGAGCAACTGCTGGACTTGCTGCGAAACGAAGCCAAGGTTCTGGCGTAA